In Rhodococcus pseudokoreensis, the DNA window TGTCGCCTGGTCGAGCACGAGTGCGGGGGTCGCGTCGTCCCGCATGTAGGCGAGCCGCTCGGCCGGGTAGTCGGGGTCGAGTGGCAGATACGCGCCGCCCGCCTTCCACACGGCCAGGATCGAGACGATCACCGGGATCCCGCGGGGCAGCATGAGCGCGACGACGGACTCCGGTCCGACACCACCGTCGATCAGGTGCCGCGCGATCCGGTTGGCACGCGAATCCAGTTCCGCGAACGTCAGTTCCCGTTCCCTGCCGACCAGGGCGGGAGCGTCCGGGGTGCGTGCCACCTGGCGGGCGAACAGAACGTCGAGGGTGACGGCGCCGTCCGCGGCCACGGCCGTGTCGGTGCCGCCCCGGCGGAGCCACGACCGTTCCTGCCCGGACAGCAATTCCACCGCGGACATCCGGACACCCGGATCCGCGGCGAGCGCCTCGAACACGCGGACGGTGCGCGCCGCGAGCGCGTCGGCGGTCGCGGTGTCGAACAGGTCGCGGGCGTAATCGACACGGACGCGCATCGATCCGTCCGGCTCGTCGATCACGTCGAACGTCAGGTCGAACATCGCCGTGTCGTTGGAGACGAACGACACCTCCGGCGCGAACTCCTCGAACAGGCTGACCGGCGGCGGCGCCTGGTGCTGCACGAGCACCTGGAACAGCGGGTGCCGGGCGGCACTGCGCTCCGGGTTGAGGGCCTCCACCAGCCGGTCGAACGACACGTCCTGATGCGCGTACGCCGCGAGGTCCGTCGCCCGGACGCGGCCGAGCAACTCGGCGAGGGTGGGGTCGCCGGACAGGTCGGTGCGCAGCACCACCATGTTGACGAAGAACCCGACCAGCTCGTCGAGTTCCGTGCTCGGCCGGCCGGCGGTGGGGGTGCCGATCGGAATGTCCTCGCCCGCACCGCTACCGGACAGTGCCACCGCGACGGCGGTGTGCACGAGCATGAACATCGTCGCGCCGGCCTCGCGGGCACGGGCGCGGAGCGCGGTGACGGTGTCGAGCGGGAGGGTGTGCTCGACGTGCGCGCCCTCGAACGTCGCGACCGGTGCGCGGCTCCGGTCGACCGGGAGTGTCAGCTCCTCGGGCAGACCGGCGAGCCGTTCGCTCCAGTACCCGATCTGCTTGGCGGACAGGCTGTCCGGGTCGGCGGGGTCGCCGAGCAGGTCGCGCTGCCACACCGCGAAGTCGGCGTACTGGACCGGCAGCGGCTCGGGCCGGGCCGTCCCCGATCCGGTGCGCGCCTCGTAGGCCGCGCCCAGGTCGCGCAGCAGGATCGGGGTGGACAGTTCGTCGCTCGCGATGTGGTGCACGAGCAGTAGCAGCACCGATTCCTCCGGCGATACGCGCAGCAGCCGCAGCCGGATCGGGATCTCGGTCTCGAGGTCAAAGCCGTGCCGGGCGGCCGCAACGAGCCTGGTGTCGAGTTCCGCCGCCGTCACGTTCTCCACGACCAGCGGTGTCGGGACGTCGGCCAGCACACGCTGGCAGCCCACGCCGTCGACGTCCGTCAGGACGGTGCGCAGCGTCTCGTGCCGGGCGAGGACGTCGGCGAGCGCGCCGCGCAGGGCGGTCTCGTCGACCGTGCCGTGCAACCGCATCGTCACCGGGACGTTGTAGGTGGGACTGGGTCCCTCCAACCGGAACTGGAACCACAGCCGCTGCTGCCCGAACGACAGCGGCATCGTCTCGGTGCGTGCCACGGGCGCCAGCGGGGGCCGGCCGGGACCGGTCGCGTCCTCGGCGCACTGCGCCGTCATCGCCACCACGGTCGGGTTGTCGAAGACGGTCCGGATGCTCAGTTCCACACCGAGCCGGTCCCGGGCCCGCGCGATGACCTTCGCCGCGGACAGCGAGTGCCCGCCGAGCAGGAAGAAGTCGTCGTCGATGCCGATGGACGGCAGACCGAGCACCCCGGCGACGATGTCGCACAGTCCGGCCTCGAGTTCGGTGGACGGCGGCCGGGACGTGACCAGCGCTCCGAAGTCGGGGTCCGGCAGCGCCTTCCGGTCCAGCTTGCCGTTGGACGTGAGCGGCAGCGCATCGAGGACGGTGAACGCGGACGGCACCATGTACGCCGGCAGCCACTGCCCGACCTGCGCCCGCGCCGCCGCGACATCGAAGGCCGCGACCTCCGCGTCCTCGTCGACCAGCAGGTACGCGACGAGTTGCGACACGCCGCTGCTGTCGGTGCGGGCCACCGCGACGGCGCGCGTCACCCCCGGCAGCCGGGTCAGCGCGGATTCGACCTCGCCGAGTTCCACCCGGAAGCCGCGGATCTTCACCTGGTTGTCGCCGCGTCCGCGGTACACGATCTGCGCGGAGTTCCCGTCCGCGTCGGGCACCCACCGGACGACGTCACCGGTGCGGTACATGCGGGACTCCCCGCCCGGGAACGGATTGGCGACGAACCGTCCCGCCGTGAGCCCGGGTGCCCCGAGGTAGCCGCGCACCACACCCGGTCCGGTCACGTACAGTTCGCCGTCCACCCCCGGCGGCACCGGGGCGAGGCTGCGGTCGAGCACGTAGGCGCGCAGATTCGCGACGGGCCGCCCGATCACCGGCGTCGCGCTGTCGGCGACGGCGGCGACGAGGACGTCGACGGTGCCCTCGGTGGGGCCGTAGAAGTTGAACGCCTCGCCGTGCCTGCCGCGCAGTTGCTCCCACAGCCGGTCGGTGACGGCGTCGCCGCCGAACCCGACCGTCGGCACGCTGCCCGCGGGGAACAGGTCGGCGTCGATCACCTGCTCGAGCTGGGACGGCGACAGCTCCACGAAGTCCCAGCCCTCGGCGAGGGCGAGGACCGCGAGTTGTTCCGGATCACGTTGGGTCAGTTCGTCGACGATGCGCAGGGAGTGCCCGCCCAGCATCCACAGGTGCGGGCCCCAGGACGCGTCGAACGAGAACGACCACACGTGACCGACGCGCAGCCGGGACTTCCCCGCCGCCGCGCAGGCCCGGGAGAAGACGTGGTGGCGGTGACTGTGGAACAGGTTGACCGCACCGCGATGCGGCACCTCCACACCCTTCGGCCGCCCGGTGGAACCGGAGGTGTGGATGATGTACGCGGTTTCGAGGTCGTGTATCCGGCGTCCACGCTCGAGGTCGGACAGACGGTCCCCCGGCAGAGCGGTCAGCGTCGCGGCGAGGGCGGCGTCGTCCAGCACCACCGGCTCGGACAGCCCGGCCGCCGCGGCGATCTCGGCGATGCGCGACGTGGCGTCGCCACCGGTGAGGATGCATCCCGGTGCCGTCTCGGCGAGAACGTGACCGAGGCGTTCGGCCGGATGGTCGGGGTCGAGGGGGATGCAGGTCGCGCCGGCCTCGAGCGCCGCGAACAGCGCCACGATCGTGTCGACCGACCGGGGCAGCGCGACGGCCACCCGCCGGTGCCTGCCCAGCCCGTGCGACAGCAGGTGCCGGGCCAGCCGCCCGACCCGCGCCTCCAGTTCGCCGTACGTGAGGGTGGTGTCCGCGTCGACGACGGCCTGCGCGTCCGGGTCGCGGTCCACGACGGCGTGGAACAGGTCGACGAGCGTCAGTCCGGGCGGGACCGGCAGGTCGGATGCATTCCACTCGTGCAGCACCCGCTGCAGTTCCGCGTCGGAGAGGATCGGGAGGCGGGCGAGCGGGACCGCGGGTCCGGCGCCGTTCGGCAGATCCGCGACCGCCGCGAACAGGCGCTGCAGGCGGTCGGCGTGGACGCCGAGGTCGGCCTCGGTGAACGTGTCGGCGTCCGCGTCGACCCACACCTCGAGACCGCCGACGGCGTCGAGGGGCCGCACCGTCACCATGAAGTCCTGCAACGGCCCGCGCGCGACCGAGTGCACCCCACCGCGAATGTCGCCGAACAGCAGCCGATCTCCGAACGGTTTGACGTTGATCGACGGTCCGATCACGCCGCGGGAACCGGCGGGGAGCCGCAGGTCACGCTGAATGTCCTCGCCGCGGTACCGGTAGTGCGCCCGGCACTCGGCCACCGCCGAGCGGACGTCGCCGATCAGGTCGCCGAGCGTGTGCGCGGCCGTCGGTTGCAGCCGCAGCGGAACGACATTCACCGCGGACATGGGCACACCCATCGAGGCGCTGCCGAGTCGGTTCATCACCGGGAAGCCGATGGTCAGGTCGGAACGGCCGGTGGCGGCCCGCAGGTAGGCGACGACGGTCGCGGTGACGACGTCGCCCCAACTCGCGGACATCGCCTTGCCGACCGTGCTGAGACCCCGCTGCTGGTCGGCGGTGAGCGTCCACCGCACGGCGCGGGACCGGCGGGCGATCCCCCCGGATCCGTCGCTGGGGTTGTCGCCGTCCCCGCCCAGGAGGACGGCCTCGTCGACGTCGGACAGGTAGCCGGACCAGAATTCGCGGTCCGCGGCGAATTCCGCGGTGTCCCGGTAGTCGAGTTCTTCCTGCACGACCGGCCCGACCGGGGTGAACTTCGACGCGGGCACGTCGTCGCCGCGCAGATCCGCGGTGTAGCGTTCGGCGATCCGCCGGGAGAAGAGGCCGAAACCGTACGCGTCGATGACCAGATGGTGGACGCAGAGATACACGACGACCCAGTCGTCGGCGAGAACGAGCAGTGCGGCACGCACACACGGGTCGGTGAGCGGATCGATGACGCCCGCGACGTCGTCGGCCATCCACTGCTGCGCGGCGGCCCACGGGTCCTCGGAGTGGCTCAGATCGACGCGCACCGGTTCGGCGAGCGGGCGGGCTCCCGGATACTGGAACACCGTTCCGTCGGCTTCCACGCCGAACCCGGCGGTGAGAACTTCCGCGTCGTCGGCGGCGCCCCGGACGCTACGGGCAGCGGCGGCCAGGTCGACGGATCCACGCAGTTCGATGCACTCCGCCGTGTTGAACACGGGGTTGTCCGGGGTCAACTGCTGGGCGAACCATACGCCCGACTGGGCACGCGTCAAGGGCACTGCGGCGGTCGACATGAATTGACATCCTCTTCTCGGTGACGAATTCAACTGTCCGAATGGACATCACGGCCTGCAAAGCGAGCGCCGGGCGAATGGGAACAATACCAAAGGTTAGCCTTACCGTATAAGGTCTGGGTCGCGGTGCCCCCACCGCACCGAGCGTGTCCGAGTTGTCCGTAATCGAGAGGTGATCACACATGGAATCGACGGCCGTTGCCGAGTCCGCAGAGACTTCGGCGGATCTTCCGCCGGGCGCGCCGTTCGTCCTCTCCCGCCCGCACGGCACCGTGATCGCCGACGGCATCCGCACCGGGTTCGACTCCGCCCGCGACGCCGCCGCTGCCCTGAAGAGCGGCACCGTCACCTCGGTGGCCGGCGCGCTCGCCTTCGACCCGTCGCACCCCGCCGCGCTGGTCGCACCGCAGACGCTGCGACATCACCCGGGCAGCTGGACTCCTCGCCTGCGGGCGCTTCCGCACGTGCGCCCCGGCGCGTCGGTCCCGCCGGAGGACGAGCACCTCGCCCGCGTCGCCGCCGCGATCCACGTGCTGCGCGAACCGGAAGCCGCACTGCACAAGGTGGTGCTCGCCCGATCGGTCGTCCTGCACGCCGAGGAACCGCTGCACCCGCACACGCTGCTCGCGAGGCTCGTCGCGAACGACCTCGGCGGCAACGGCTTCAGCGTCGACCTCAGCGCCGCGGGCCCCGGCTGGTCGGGTCGGCACCTCGTCGGCTCGAGCCCGGAGGTGCTCATCCGCCGCCACGGCGACACCGTGACCTGCCATCCCCTCGCCGGCTCGGCTCCCCGGCACGCCGACCCCGAGATCGACCGGCAGACAGCGGAGAACCTCGCCTCCTCGGAGAAGAACCTGCGCGAGCACGCCCTCGTCGTCGACGCGCTGCGCGCGAGCCTCGAACCGTTCTGCACCGAACTCGACATCCCCGACCGGCCCACCCTCACCAGCACCCCGCAACTGTGGCACCTCGGCACACCCGTGGCGGGACGGCTGCGGGACCGCTCGGTGACCGCACTGGACCTCGCCGTCGCCGTGCACCCGACACCGGCCGTGTGCGGCACCCCCACCGACGCCGCGCGTGCGCTGATCGGCGAACTCGAGGGCGACCGCGGCTTCTACGCCGGCGCCGTGGGCTGGGCCGACGCCGACGGTGACGGCGAATGGATGGTCACCATCCGGTGCGCGCAGATCGACGCCGACGGCACCACCGTCACGGCCTACGCGGGCGGGGGCATCGTCGCCGCCTCCGAACCGGACGACGAACTCGCCGAGACCACAACCAAACTGGGCACCGTCCTCGCGGCACTGGGACTTCCCCGATGAGCGGCACGACACTGGTCGTCGGGGCGGCGCAGGGCATCGGGCGGGCCACGGCCGTCACCCTGTCGCGGTCCGGCCACCGCCTGGTACTGCTCGATCGGGACGCCGAGGGCCTCGCCGCCACCGCCGCACTGCTCGACACTCCTCCGCTCGGCACCGCCGTCATCGACATCCGCGATGCCGACGCCGTCACCGGCACCGTCCGCCGGATCGAGGACGAGCACGGTCCCGTCACCGCCCTCGCGCACGTGGCCGGGATACTCGAG includes these proteins:
- a CDS encoding non-ribosomal peptide synthetase, with the translated sequence MSTAAVPLTRAQSGVWFAQQLTPDNPVFNTAECIELRGSVDLAAAARSVRGAADDAEVLTAGFGVEADGTVFQYPGARPLAEPVRVDLSHSEDPWAAAQQWMADDVAGVIDPLTDPCVRAALLVLADDWVVVYLCVHHLVIDAYGFGLFSRRIAERYTADLRGDDVPASKFTPVGPVVQEELDYRDTAEFAADREFWSGYLSDVDEAVLLGGDGDNPSDGSGGIARRSRAVRWTLTADQQRGLSTVGKAMSASWGDVVTATVVAYLRAATGRSDLTIGFPVMNRLGSASMGVPMSAVNVVPLRLQPTAAHTLGDLIGDVRSAVAECRAHYRYRGEDIQRDLRLPAGSRGVIGPSINVKPFGDRLLFGDIRGGVHSVARGPLQDFMVTVRPLDAVGGLEVWVDADADTFTEADLGVHADRLQRLFAAVADLPNGAGPAVPLARLPILSDAELQRVLHEWNASDLPVPPGLTLVDLFHAVVDRDPDAQAVVDADTTLTYGELEARVGRLARHLLSHGLGRHRRVAVALPRSVDTIVALFAALEAGATCIPLDPDHPAERLGHVLAETAPGCILTGGDATSRIAEIAAAAGLSEPVVLDDAALAATLTALPGDRLSDLERGRRIHDLETAYIIHTSGSTGRPKGVEVPHRGAVNLFHSHRHHVFSRACAAAGKSRLRVGHVWSFSFDASWGPHLWMLGGHSLRIVDELTQRDPEQLAVLALAEGWDFVELSPSQLEQVIDADLFPAGSVPTVGFGGDAVTDRLWEQLRGRHGEAFNFYGPTEGTVDVLVAAVADSATPVIGRPVANLRAYVLDRSLAPVPPGVDGELYVTGPGVVRGYLGAPGLTAGRFVANPFPGGESRMYRTGDVVRWVPDADGNSAQIVYRGRGDNQVKIRGFRVELGEVESALTRLPGVTRAVAVARTDSSGVSQLVAYLLVDEDAEVAAFDVAAARAQVGQWLPAYMVPSAFTVLDALPLTSNGKLDRKALPDPDFGALVTSRPPSTELEAGLCDIVAGVLGLPSIGIDDDFFLLGGHSLSAAKVIARARDRLGVELSIRTVFDNPTVVAMTAQCAEDATGPGRPPLAPVARTETMPLSFGQQRLWFQFRLEGPSPTYNVPVTMRLHGTVDETALRGALADVLARHETLRTVLTDVDGVGCQRVLADVPTPLVVENVTAAELDTRLVAAARHGFDLETEIPIRLRLLRVSPEESVLLLLVHHIASDELSTPILLRDLGAAYEARTGSGTARPEPLPVQYADFAVWQRDLLGDPADPDSLSAKQIGYWSERLAGLPEELTLPVDRSRAPVATFEGAHVEHTLPLDTVTALRARAREAGATMFMLVHTAVAVALSGSGAGEDIPIGTPTAGRPSTELDELVGFFVNMVVLRTDLSGDPTLAELLGRVRATDLAAYAHQDVSFDRLVEALNPERSAARHPLFQVLVQHQAPPPVSLFEEFAPEVSFVSNDTAMFDLTFDVIDEPDGSMRVRVDYARDLFDTATADALAARTVRVFEALAADPGVRMSAVELLSGQERSWLRRGGTDTAVAADGAVTLDVLFARQVARTPDAPALVGRERELTFAELDSRANRIARHLIDGGVGPESVVALMLPRGIPVIVSILAVWKAGGAYLPLDPDYPAERLAYMRDDATPALVLDQATFDAWSASEVSDAPIAPHERRGSTTADNAAYLIYTSGSTGRPKGVVVPHRGIAALLATQHERTVGDASAERLRVLLTYSLAFDSSVDPLLSMLGGHTLHLLESDLLADSAGIVDYVRRHRIDAVDCVPLLMSELIADGLIDPAHHRPTVLAVGGEAVPADLWTALGDAAADGIRSRNMYGPTEATVDAAVADILPGARPTIGTPVVGGRAYVLDRRLRAVPPGVPGELYVGGPGVTRGYLRRPGLSASRYVADPYGGPGERLYRTGDLVRWSADRTLEYLGRADDQVKIRGFRVELGEIEQVLARHPGVDAAVVVAREDDPGRKRLVAYAVGRDLDTEALRAHVAAALPDYMVPAATVLLDELPVTPNGKVDRKALPAPDFSALGTSREAATDLERRLCAVVAEILRLDTVGPDDDFFVLGGDSIVSIQLVSKARAAGLRFTARDVFEHKTVAGLVRVLEIDAAEVDEAELEASAAGRIPATPIVHDLLERGGPYTRFAQSRLLTAPAGLTVEALEAAVQRVLDVHDMLRARFDGTEFDVPPVGSVRAADVVSRADIDGLGSAERERVVAETTERAYAALDPGAGVMVRVVFFDAGGGAGGRVLMVIHHLVVDGVSWRILVPDLAAAFAGKPISRSGTPFRLWSAGLAEQAAGRAGERPLWQRATADGAHRVRLSSGPLDPRRDTIDATARIQVEVPSTVTEALLTTVPERFHAKVDDVLLTALALTAARHGGGAVPVDLEGHGREEQAVPGADLARTVGWFTTLYPVLLDAQGIDLGDAYAGGAAAGDALKLIKEQLREIPDSGIGFGMLKYLHPDATADAGGSAAPEIGFNYLGRFTLGETDGGDWSTAPEGAALGGATDVAMPVSHALEIGALTEESDDGPVLRATWGYSPSVLSEALVAELAEGWVAALTALAGHAGLATAGGYTPSDLTLGELDQSEIDEFELEFQ
- a CDS encoding isochorismate synthase, producing MESTAVAESAETSADLPPGAPFVLSRPHGTVIADGIRTGFDSARDAAAALKSGTVTSVAGALAFDPSHPAALVAPQTLRHHPGSWTPRLRALPHVRPGASVPPEDEHLARVAAAIHVLREPEAALHKVVLARSVVLHAEEPLHPHTLLARLVANDLGGNGFSVDLSAAGPGWSGRHLVGSSPEVLIRRHGDTVTCHPLAGSAPRHADPEIDRQTAENLASSEKNLREHALVVDALRASLEPFCTELDIPDRPTLTSTPQLWHLGTPVAGRLRDRSVTALDLAVAVHPTPAVCGTPTDAARALIGELEGDRGFYAGAVGWADADGDGEWMVTIRCAQIDADGTTVTAYAGGGIVAASEPDDELAETTTKLGTVLAALGLPR